From Drosophila subpulchrella strain 33 F10 #4 breed RU33 unplaced genomic scaffold, RU_Dsub_v1.1 Primary Assembly Seq354, whole genome shotgun sequence, the proteins below share one genomic window:
- the LOC119560692 gene encoding dihydropyrimidinase isoform X3, with amino-acid sequence MSTSPKPVKKVPIHLQSAQNRVYIKNGEIVNHDKSFKADVYIEDGVIKFVGPSSEITIPGGVRTIDASGLMIIPGGIDPHTHMQLPFGGAVAVDDFYHGTKAAVAGGTTMIIDFVLPNKHESMIEAYDKWRSWADPKVCCDYGLHVGITWWSKSVSEEIGILCKELGVNSFKTFMAYKGLYQLNDSDLLDVFERIRQLNGVAMVHAENGDIIAKNTQRLLAEGINGPEGHELSRPEEVEAEAVHRACVLAHQADCPLYVVHVMSKSAGIELARARHRYRGRYIMGETLAAALGTDATCCQHLGFDHEAAHVLSPPLRPDKTTPEFLMKLLAK; translated from the exons ATGTCGACTAGCCCGAAACCGGTTAAGAAGGTGCCGATTCACTTGCAGAGCGCCCAGAATCGTGTCTACATTAAAAATG GCGAGATCGTCAACCATGATAAATCGTTCAAAGCCGACGTTTACATCGAGGACGGAGTTATCAA GTTTGTGGGACCCTCCTCAGAAATTACGATACCGGGAGGAGTGCGCACCATCGACGCCAGCGGACTGATGATCATTCCCGGGGGTATCGATCCCCACACGCACATGCAGTTGCCTTTCGGAGGAGCCGTGGCCGTTGATGATTTCTACCATGGAACCAAGGCTGCCGTCGCCGGTGGCACCACCATGATAA TCGATTTCGTTCTGCCCAACAAACATGAGTCGATGATCGAGGCCTACGACAAGTGGCGCAGCTGGGCCGATCCTAAG GTATGCTGTGACTACGGACTGCATGTGGGTATCACCTGGTGGTCCAAGTCGGTGTCTGAAGAGATTGGCATTCTGTGCAAAGAGCTTGGGGTGAACTCCTTCAAAACATTCATGGCTTACAAGGGGCTATATCAG CTAAACGACTCGGACCTTTTGGATGTGTTTGAGCGCATTAGGCAGTTGAATGGTGTAGCAATG GTCCACGCGGAGAACGGGGACATCATTGCGAAGAACACGCAGCGTCTGCTGGCCGAGGGCATCAACGGCCCGGAGGGTCACGAGCTGTCGCGACCCGAGGAGGTCGAGGCCGAGGCGGTGCACCGCGCATGCGTGCTGGCCCACCAG GCCGACTGCCCGCTCTACGTGGTCCACGTGATGAGCAAGTCGGCGGGCATTGAGCTGGCCAGGGCCCGCCACCGGTACCGAGGGCGGTACATAATGGGCGAGACCCTGGCCGCGGCGCTGGGCACGGATGCGACCTGTTGCCAGCACCTGGGCTTCGATCACGAGGCCGCGCATGTGCTCAGTCCGCCCTTGCGGCCGGACAAGACGACCCCCGAGTTCTTGATGAAGCTGCTGGCGAA ATGA
- the LOC119560992 gene encoding GTP-binding protein Rheb homolog, translated as MPTKERNIAMMGYRSVGKSSLCIQFVEGQFVDSYDPTIENTFTKIERVKSQDYIVKLIDTAGQDEYSIFPVQYSMDYHGYVLVYSITSQKSFEVVKIIYEKLLDVMGKKYVPVVLVGNKTDLHQERTVSTEEGKKLAESWRAAFLETSAKQNESVGDIFHQLLILIENENGNPQEKSSCRVS; from the exons ATGCCAACCAAGGAGCGCAACATTGCCATGATGGGCTACCGATCAGTGG GCAAATCGTCGCTCTGCATACAGTTCGTGGAAGGCCAGTTCGTGGACTCCTATGACCCCACCATTGAGAACA CCTTCACGAAGATCGAGCGTGTCAAATCGCAAGACTACATAGTGAAGCTCATCGACACGGCCGGCCAGGACGAGTACAGCATATTCCCGGTGCAATACAGCATGGACTACCACGGCTACGTCCTAGTTTACTCGATAACCAGCCAAAAGTCCTTTGAGGTGGTCAAGATCATCTACGAGAAGCTGCTCGATGTGATGGGCAAGAAATA TGTACCTGTGGTGTTGGTGGGCAACAAGACCGATCTGCACCAGGAACGAACCGTTTCCACGGAGGAGGGCAAGAAGCTGGCCGAGTCCTGGCGAGCAGCATTTCTCGAAACGTCTGCCAAACAGAACGAG TCCGTGGGAGATATATTCCATCAGCTACTGATCCTGATCGAGAACGAGAACGGCAATCCCCAGGAGAAGAGCAGTTGCCGCGTATCGTAG
- the LOC119560692 gene encoding dihydropyrimidinase isoform X4 produces the protein MSTSPKPVKKVPIHLQSAQNRVYIKNGEIVNHDKSFKADVYIEDGVIKFVGPSSEITIPGGVRTIDASGLMIIPGGIDPHTHMQLPFGGAVAVDDFYHGTKAAVAGGTTMIIDFVLPNKHESMIEAYDKWRSWADPKVCCDYGLHVGITWWSKSVSEEIGILCKELGVNSFKTFMAYKGLYQLNDSDLLDVFERIRQLNGVAMVHAENGDIIAKNTQRLLAEGINGPEGHELSRPEEVEAEAVHRACVLAHQADCPLYVVHVMSKSAGIELARARHRYRGRYIMGETLAAALGTDATCCQHLGFDHEAAHVLSPPLRPDKTTPEFLMKLLAK, from the exons ATGTCGACTAGCCCGAAACCGGTTAAGAAGGTGCCGATTCACTTGCAGAGCGCCCAGAATCGTGTCTACATTAAAAATG GCGAGATCGTCAACCATGATAAATCGTTCAAAGCCGACGTTTACATCGAGGACGGAGTTATCAA GTTTGTGGGACCCTCCTCAGAAATTACGATACCGGGAGGAGTGCGCACCATCGACGCCAGCGGACTGATGATCATTCCCGGGGGTATCGATCCCCACACGCACATGCAGTTGCCTTTCGGAGGAGCCGTGGCCGTTGATGATTTCTACCATGGAACCAAGGCTGCCGTCGCCGGTGGCACCACCATGATAA TCGATTTCGTTCTGCCCAACAAACATGAGTCGATGATCGAGGCCTACGACAAGTGGCGCAGCTGGGCCGATCCTAAG GTATGCTGTGACTACGGACTGCATGTGGGTATCACCTGGTGGTCCAAGTCGGTGTCTGAAGAGATTGGCATTCTGTGCAAAGAGCTTGGGGTGAACTCCTTCAAAACATTCATGGCTTACAAGGGGCTATATCAG CTAAACGACTCGGACCTTTTGGATGTGTTTGAGCGCATTAGGCAGTTGAATGGTGTAGCAATG GTCCACGCGGAGAACGGGGACATCATTGCGAAGAACACGCAGCGTCTGCTGGCCGAGGGCATCAACGGCCCGGAGGGTCACGAGCTGTCGCGACCCGAGGAGGTCGAGGCCGAGGCGGTGCACCGCGCATGCGTGCTGGCCCACCAG GCCGACTGCCCGCTCTACGTGGTCCACGTGATGAGCAAGTCGGCGGGCATTGAGCTGGCCAGGGCCCGCCACCGGTACCGAGGGCGGTACATAATGGGCGAGACCCTGGCCGCGGCGCTGGGCACGGATGCGACCTGTTGCCAGCACCTGGGCTTCGATCACGAGGCCGCGCATGTGCTCAGTCCGCCCTTGCGGCCGGACAAGACGACCCCCGAGTTCTTGATGAAGCTGCTGGCGAAGTAA